A genome region from Piliocolobus tephrosceles isolate RC106 chromosome 8, ASM277652v3, whole genome shotgun sequence includes the following:
- the MRPS24 gene encoding 28S ribosomal protein S24, mitochondrial has protein sequence MSIHKAEHSQGCGEGGSDSYAAHRGPAPQRPCSAPARVQAPTWSRPSLSPPLSALWYVPRSARPKMAASVCNGLLGPQVLSWSRELPCAWRALHTSAVCAKNRAARVRVGNGDKPVTYEEAHAPHYIAHRKGWLSLHTGNLDGEDHAAERTVEDVFLRKFMWGTFPGCLADQLVLKRRGNQLEICALVLRNLPPHKYYFLVGYSETLLSYFYKCPVRLHLQTVPSKVAYKYL, from the exons ATGAGCATTCACAAGGCTGAGCATTCACAGGGCTGCGGGGAAGGCGGGAGTGATAGCTACGCAGCACACCGCGGCCCCGCCCCGCAGAGGCCCTGCTCCGCCCCCGCCAGAGTACAAGCTCCGACTTGGTCTCGTCCAAGCCTGTCCCCACCCCTCAGTGCGCTGTGGTACGTCCCGCGCTCAGCTCGGCCCAAGATGGCGGCCTCCGTGTGCAACGGGTTGCTGGGGCCACAG GTGCTGTCCTGGAGCCGAGAGCTGCCTTGCGCTTGGCGCGCCCTGCACACCTCCGCGGTCTGCGCCAAG AACCGGGCGGCCCGAGTACGCGTAGGCAACGGGGACAAGCCGGTGACCTACGAGGAGGCACACGCGCCGCACTACATCGCCCACCGTAAGGGCTGGCTGTCGCTGCACACAG GTAACCTGGATGGAGAGGACCATGCCGCAGAGCGAACGGTGGAGGATGTTTTCCTTCGCAAGTTCATGTGGGGTACCTTCCCAGGCTGCCTGGCTGACCAGCTGGTTTTAAAGCGCCGGGGTAACCAGTTGGAGATCTGTGCCCTGGTCCTGAGGAACTTGCCTCCTCACAAGTACTACTTCCTTGTGGGCTACAGTGAAACTTTGCTGTCCTACTTTTACAAATGTCCTGTGCGACTCCACCTCCAAACTGTGCCCTCAAAGGTTGCGTATAAGTACCTCTAG